From Girardinichthys multiradiatus isolate DD_20200921_A chromosome 3, DD_fGirMul_XY1, whole genome shotgun sequence, the proteins below share one genomic window:
- the aicda gene encoding single-stranded DNA cytosine deaminase, translating to MITKLDRVLLPRKKFIYHYKNLRWARGRCETYLCFVVKRRVGPDSLSFDFGHLRNRNGCHVELLFLRYLGALCPGLWGYGVTGERKVSYSITWFCSWSPCVNCSLRLAQFLNQTPNLCLRIFVSRLYFCDLEDSREREGLRMLKKAGVRITVMSYKDYFYCWQTFVARNQSKFKPWDDLHQNYIRLSRKLNRILQPCETEDLRDAFRLLGL from the exons ATGATTACAAAGCTAGACAG GGTTCTATTGCCCagaaaaaagttcatttatcaTTACAAGAACTTGCGCTGGGCGAGAGGTAGGTGTGAGACATACCTCTGCTTTGTGGTGAAGAGGCGAGTGGGCCCAGACTCCCTGTCCTTTGACTTTGGTCATCTCCGCAACCGCAACGGTTGCCATGTGGAG ctgTTGTTCCTGCGCTACCTGGGTGCTTTGTGCCCTGGCCTGTGGGGTTACGGAGTCACCGGTGAGAGAAAAGTCAGCTACTCCATCACCTGGTTTTGCTCCTGGTCTCCCTGTGTAAACTGCTCCTTACGACTGGCTCAGTTCCTCAACCAGACCCCCAACCTGTGCCTCCGGATCTTTGTGTCCCGACTTTATTTCTGCGACTTGGAGGACAGCCGTGAACGAGAGGGTCTTAGAATGCTGAAAAAAGCCGGCGTGCGCATTACAGTCATGAGTTACAAAG ATTACTTCTATTGCTGGCAGACCTTTGTGGCACGTAATCAAAGCAAGTTCAAGCCTTGGGATGACCTGCACCAAAACTATATCCGCCTATCAAGAAAACTCAACCGCATTCTTCAG CCCTGCGAGACAGAAGATTTAAGAGATGCCTTCAGGCTTCTTGGACTGTGA
- the nat14 gene encoding probable N-acetyltransferase 14: MVRLDLDQIVMRRMKDDDIEIVKALVKEGCEGTENRLILHILTRPLCLFILAVFSSILRCLVHSFILALAIPVFLLIVFLKITMPRSTGVLGSSRPYWDYVGSSYRGQKDEMLQNPCCRISGKTTGTKKQRRRIGSKDKDKEISEEITAEREQAAGQVWVADCDGDIVGCIFRESETRPGVRRICRLVTGCWYRREGLGRLLVQSLELKERETGAWRVYAHVPYPSKVGEAFFRKVGYRHVGEGTNEEDDDEIKKETPERGFMGYPLTKVFYKDL, encoded by the exons ATGGTGAGGCTGGACCTGGACCAGATAGTGATGAGGAGGATGAAGGACGACGACATTGAAATAGTCAAAGCCCTCGTTAAG GAGGGTTGTGAGGGCACAGAGAACCGTCTCATCTTACACATTCTCACACGTCCACTATGCCTCTTCATCCTGGCGGTCTTCTCCTCAATCCTGCGCTGCCTCGTCCACTCCTTCATCCTGGCCCTCGCTATCCCAGTGTTCCTGCTGATTGTTTTTCTCAAGATCACCATGCCGCGGTCCACGGGGGTACTGGGCAGCAGCCGCCCCTACTGGGACTATGTGGGCAGCAGCTACAGAGGCCAAAAGGATGAGATGCTGCAGAATCCTTGCTGCCGGATCAGTGGGAAAACAACAGGCACAAAAAAG CAAAGGCGCAGGATTGGATCTAAAGACAAAGACAAGGAGATTTCAGAGGAGATCACTGCAGAGAGAGAGCAAGCAGCAGGTCAGGTGTGGGTGGCAGACTGCGATGGGGATATCGTGGGCTGCATCTTCCGTGAGAGCGAGACACGGCCAGGCGTGAGGAGGATCTGCAGACTTGTGACGGGCTGCTGGTATCGCAGAGAGGGCCTAGGTCGACTGCTGGTCCAGAGTCTGGAACTAAAGGAGAGGGAGACCGGTGCATGGAGAGTGTACGCGCACGTCCCCTACCCGTCCAAGGTGGGGGAAGCCTTCTTCAGGAAAGTAGGGTATCGGCATGTGGGGGAGGGGACTAATGAAGAAGACGATGATGAGATAAAGAAAGAGACTCCAGAGAGAGGTTTTATGGGATACCCACTCACTAAGGTGTTCTACAAAGATTTGTGA
- the znf628 gene encoding zinc finger protein 208, whose protein sequence is MANSVALVVQAELLPPQSAPSLSSFPSLLGSGDDGEDDREEGQLVDGGKELEEGGEEVVLDVVATSGSEPASVQQPEQSEHPFQCLDCGKSFRWSSRLTHHQRSHNNERPYRCNLCPKAFKGSSALLYHQRSHSGEKPYKCDDCGKAFKRSSLLQVHRSIHTGVRAFLCPYCPLTFKWSSHYQYHLRQHTGECPYPCDTCPKAFKNSSSLRRHKNVHLGLKPYTCSVCNKSFTQSTNLRQHMRIHTGERPYVCGDCGRSFTHSSNLALHKSSHANLNAGVKERKRGEDGPKGNEVVEVVVGAEEVTSTILTDMVGFVSQEGTDGVGVGMEEVFLSTTSSDQNPGLLPQLTLAPSGEDVCTSRAIGTEVHLSTDTGASVLLYSCGSCNHTFGTRTELEQHQTIHMATGEHDTSGEAGHGAGMEVGDALVGAGHLLADFEEVVETTTVAESGHTTKVLLGLAEGVDDSNANVGTTQAQFDLLQSFTKVTQSSEAIQPGARTTWAGLSCGYCSKTFKTSAGLNRHVSLMHSLSSQSRSQFSCSACDRSFPLLSSLLTHQHSHTPEQRLLAEAEAEIVCPPSLSLSLPLPSSPSQADKQQEVQREIHVDIIAVGEEQEEHPAKPAKALKKAGSGKNAPAGERPYRCLECGKAFKGSSGLKYHMRDHTGERPYRCTECGKSFKRSSLLSIHQRVHTGVRAFQCPQCPLTFKWSSHYQYHLRQHTGERPYVCKECGKSFKNTSCLRRHSQMHSGFRPHTCSICSKSFSQTSNLKQHERTHSGERPFQCTHCSKSFTHSSNLQLHLRTHSTSKDYKCPYCSKEFVMHSYLQRHIRTHGNGVSLPGPGGGGKDGVAVKASLGGVTTTTTLLNPITLETMGNSGSLIVSQPALNIPPNTSQNYFMIQTSNGLQLIPLSPPALPPPPPPPPPSQSQNFLLLQCPTANGSQSRLILLPAANNPPPAPEPQSLPILQTVQAFQPVLNQTHTQISQFQTISQHQHANIIITNTPHTQVATTNHSISALLTKPILGKSTRTARGRRGRKPKAALQKTAASPVGLTAGGAVPVKNCNTESDPQIVTVNNTGSKLSCSAVQTLTSSTTVAPTEAISGAPPATTEATKSPSATPEDIPHSSMEQIGKERTMTGKQFVLCFENAEELKQGVNVEEGGDPYVLQFEGNQSGEAADEGINGERKSIVLQFKTDGQDEGEKGGNKEGVMSLLHEWGEAKQGGSQAVGEEGQGESYILHFHTEAQANSPSGATFNQGQDNSVELSCAPTQAFVPINGQEVVFDQMEAEAEQGVQMIALIEGEGEMMGEDGAGCNTGADAMAEDEGGVQSIFQLENGDEIVIIEVSTSQLRGEEGEISTHSHAKGEGVTADVNEMLAKEHSSVVQTSAEDSRKNCPISNSEELKFSE, encoded by the exons ATGGCCAACTCTGTTGCCTTAGTGGTTCAAGCAGAGCTCCTGCCGCCCCAATCCGctccctccctctcctccttccCATCCCTGCTGGGATCAGGGGATGATGGGGAGGACGACAGGGAGGAAGGGCAGCTGGTGGATGGAGGCAAGGAGTTAGAGGAAGGTGGAGAGGAGGTGGTCCTGGACGTTGTTGCAACGTCTGGGTCAGAGCCAGCTTCAGTTCAGCAGCCTGAGCAGTCGGAACATCCCTTTCAGTgtctggactgtgggaagagCTTCAGGTGGTCATCCAGGTTGACCCACCACCAGCGCAGCCACAATAATGAGAGACCCTACCGCTGCAACCTCTGCCCAAAGGCCTTCAAGGGCTCCTCTGCTCTGCTCTACCACCAGCG GTCCCACTCAGGAGAGAAGCCTTATAAATGTGATGACTGTGGCAAAGCCTTCAAACGCTCGTCCCTTCTCCAG GTCCATCGGAGTATTCACACTGGAGTCCGGGCTTTCTTGTGCCCCTATTGCCCCTTAACCTTTAAATGGAGTTCTCACTACCAGTATCATCTGAGGCAGCACACTGGGGAGTGTCCATACCCGTGTGACACTTGTCCCAAAGCATTTAAGAACTCAAGTAGCCTGCGGCGGCACAAAAATGTCCATCTGGGCCTTAAGCCTTACACGTGCTCGGTGTGTAACAAGTCCTTTACTCAGTCCACAAACCTGCGGCAACACATGAGGATACATACAGGTGAGAGGCCGTACGTCTGCGGTGATTGTGGTCGAAGCTTCACACATTCATCAAACCTGGCTTTGCACAAGAGCTCTCATGCCAACCTTAACGCAGGTGtcaaggagaggaagaggggagAGGATGGGCCTAAGGGGAATGAGGTAGTGGAGGTGGTGGTTGGGGCAGAGGAGGTGACATCAACCATTTTGACAGACATGGTGGGGTTTGTGAGCCAGGAAGGAACTGATGGAGTTGGCGTGGGAATGGAAGAAGTGTTCCTGTCAACAACTTCCTCTGATCAGAACCCGGGCCTTCTCCCACAGCTCACCCTCGCACCTTCCGGGGAGGATGTGTGCACATCCAGGGCTATTGGGACAGAGGTCCACCTGAGCACCGACACCGGGGCAAGCGTCCTGCTGTACAGCTGCGGCAGCTGCAACCACACATTTGGCACAAGAACTGAGTTGGAGCAGCACCAGACTATCCACATGGCTACTGGTGAACACGACACTAGTGGCGAGGCGGGGCATGGAGCAGGGATGGAGGTTGGAGATGCACTTGTGGGAGCTGGACACCTGCTGGCTGACTTTGAAGAGGTGGTGGAAACCACCACTGTGGCTGAAAGTGGACATACAACCAAGGTGCTCCTTGGTTTAGCAGAGGGTGTTGATGACAGTAATGCT AATGTGGGCACCACCCAGGCCCAGTTTGACCTGCTGCAGAGCTTCACCAAGGTGACTCAGAGCTCCGAGGCCATTCAGCCAGGGGCCAGAACCACATGGGCAGGGCTGTCGTGTGGCTACTGCAGTAAGACCTTCAAGACTAGCGCAGGGCTCAACAGACATGTGTCGCTG ATGCACTCTCTTTCATCGCAGTCACGCTCCCAGTTCAGCTGCTCCGCCTGCGACCGCTCTTTCCCTCTGCTCTCGTCACTGCTCACCCACCAACACTCCCACACCCCGGAGCAGCGCCTCCTGGCCGAGGCAGAGGCCGAGATAGTGTGTCCTCCGTCCCTTTCCCTGTCTCTGCCCTTGCCCTCCTCCCCCAGCCAGGCTGACAAGCAGCAGGAGGTCCAGAGGGAGATCCACGTGGACATCATCGCTGTCGGCGAGGAGCAAGAGGAGCACCCAGCCAAACCGGCGAAAGCCCTCAAAAAGGCGGGATCCGGGAAGAACGCTCCTGCTGGAG AAAGGCCGTACCGCTGTTTGGAGTGTGGAAAAGCCTTTAAAGGTTCCTCGGGGCTGAAGTACCACATGCGGGATCACACTGGCGAAAGGCCCTATCGCTGCACTGAGTGTGGAAAGAGCTTCAAAAGATCGTCTCTGCTCTCCATCCACCAACGA GTACACACAGGAGTACGGGCGTTCCAGTGTCCCCAATGCCCTCTAACCTTCAAATGGAGTTCCCACTACCAGTACCACTTGCGACAGCACACAGGTGAGCGACCGTATGTATGCAAAGAGTGCGGCAAGTCCTTCAAGAACACCAGCTGCCTGCGGCGACACAGCCAGATGCATTCTGGGTTTCGGCCTCATACGTGCTCCATCTGCTCCAAGTCTTTCTCCCAGACGTCGAATCTCAAACAG CATGAAAGAACGCATTCTGGCGAGAGGCCGTTTCAGTGCACGCACTGCAGCAAAAGCTTTACACACTCCTCCAACCTCCAGCTCCACCTCCGCACGCACTCTACAAGCAAGGACTACAAATGCCCGTACTGCTCCAAGGAGTTTGTCATGCACTCGTATTTGCAGAGACACATCCGTACCCACGGCAATGGTGTTTCCCTCCCTGGGCCCGGAGGCGGAGGTAAGGATGGCGTGGCTGTGAAGGCCAGCTTGGGTGGAGTCACAACCACCACAACCCTGCTCAATCCCATCACCCTGGAAACCATGGGAAACAGCGGCAGCCTGATCGTGTCCCAGCCAGCGCTTAATATACCCCCTAACACCTCCCAGAACTACTTCATGATTCAGACATCAAACGGCCTGCAGCTCATCCCTCTGTCACCCCCTGCtcttccacctcctcctccaccaccacctccaTCCCAATCACAAAACTTTCTCCTCCTTCAGTGTCCCACCGCTAATGGCAGCCAGTCCAGGCTTATTCTTCTCCCCGCAGCAAACAACCCTCCACCAGCTCCAGAGCCACAGTCCCTTCCCATTCTTCAGACTGTTCAAGCATTCCAGCCTGTCCTCAACCAAACGCACACTCAGATATCCCAGTTTCAAACCATATCCCAGCACCAGCATGCCAACATCATCATTACGAACACTCCGCACACTCAGGTTGCCACGACGAACCACAGCATCTCGGCTCTGCTGACCAAGCCCATACTGGGGAAGAGCACACGGACCGCACGGGGCCGGCGCGGCCGCAAACCAAAAGCTGCTCTTCAGAAAACTGCAGCGTCTCCTGTCGGTCTGACTGCAGGTGGCGCCGTCCCAGTGAAAAACTGTAACACAGAAAGCGATCCTCAGATTGTTACTGTTAATAACACAGGCTCTAAACTGTCCTGCTCTGCTGTTCAAACACTCACATCCTCCACCACTGTAGCCCCCACCGAGGCCATCTCAGGAGCCCCACCAGCCACCACAGAAGCCACAAAATCACCTTCTGCTACCCCAGAGGACATCCCTCATTCCTCTATGGAGCAAATCGGGAAGGAGAGAACAATGACGggaaaacagtttgttttgtgcTTCGAAAACGCTGAGGAACTGAAGCAGGGGGTGAACGTGGAGGAGGGTGGGGACCCATACGTGTTACAGTTTGAAGGGAATCAGTCCGGGGAGGCAGCTGATGAAGGGATCAATGGAGAAAGAAAGTCCATTGTGTTGCAGTTTAAGACAGACGGACAAGATGAAGGGGAAAAGGGCGGGAATAAGGAGGGGGTGATGTCACTTCTGCATGAATGGGGTGAAGCAAAGCAGGGCGGGAGTCAGGCAGTTGGGGAGGAAGGCCAGGGGGAGTCCTACATCCTTCATTTCCACACCGAAGCTCAGGCtaattctccatcaggtgctACCTTCAACCAAGGACAAGACAACAGTGTTGAGCTTTCGTGTGCACCCACCCAGGCTTTTGTCCCCATCAACGGACAAGAGGTGGTGTTTGACCAGATGGAGGCAGAGGCCGAGCAGGGCGTGCAGATGATAGCGCTGATTGAAGGCGAAGGGGAAATGATGGGAGAAGACGGGGCAGGTTGCAATACCGGAGCTGATGCCATGGCTGAGGATGAGGGAGGAGTGCAAAGCATATTCCAGCTTGAAAACGGAGATGAAATCGTTATAATCGAGGTAAGCACCAGCCAGCTGAGAGGTGAGGAGGGGGAGATCTCCACACACAGCCATGCAAAAGGTGAAGGCGTAACGGCGGACGTGAACGAAATGTTGGCGAAAGAACACAGTTCAGTAGTGCAAACATCGGCTGAAGACTCAAGAAAGAACTGCCCTATATCAAACTCTGAGGAGCTAAAGTTCTCCGAGTAA